AAAAGTCAACACCACCACGACAAAGGGGATCACGGTAAACACGGTAAGGAACACCATGCGGGACACCACGAGGAGCACGGCGGTCACAAGAAAAAACACCACGACGAGGCCGCCAAGTACGGAGAGCACCATGAGGGTGAAAAGGGTCACAAGGGCGGAAAAttcggggagaaaaaaggccACAAAAAAGGTCACAAGACGAAGGGATACCATAACAAATTTCACAAGGACGAATACCACAAGGAGCATAAATTTTACGACGATTATCACAAGGGTGGGCACCACAGCAAACACGGTGACTTTCACGGGCATCacgagaagaaagaaggaggTCACAAAAAGGGAGGACATCATCACTCGGGATACCACGACGATCACCACGGTAAGAAGGGATCTTCGGAGAAGGGTCATCACGACGAAGACCACAAAGGACATGATGGGAA
The sequence above is a segment of the Athalia rosae chromosome 5, iyAthRosa1.1, whole genome shotgun sequence genome. Coding sequences within it:
- the LOC105690141 gene encoding histidine-rich glycoprotein-like; this encodes MKVIEMPGSRTPLPRIFKSPSLPQIHQYCFDIRKIEMARSVGVRLLLALGILCALVALGAARDVRDLKTRDKRDTDLEAAASGHGKHSESGGGHKHNSDHHEEHGEKGDKGYKSQHHHDKGDHGKHGKEHHAGHHEEHGGHKKKHHDEAAKYGEHHEGEKGHKGGKFGEKKGHKKGHKTKGYHNKFHKDEYHKEHKFYDDYHKGGHHSKHGDFHGHHEKKEGGHKKGGHHHSGYHDDHHGKKGSSEKGHHDEDHKGHDGKHGYEKHHSHHDSYGKKGDHKDGKKYGYSKGHKG